GGAATATGTGAGACGTGAGAGAGAGGCGCTGGAATCAATCTGCCAGCGAACATCTGAGTGAGTATACAATAATAGTTGCCTTATCTTTCGCATACGGCAAATTAGCTTTTCGTGGAACTGAATGCATGGCTAATCACATCTCCCAGCTCCGTCATCGATATCTGGTCCATCCAACCACAACCACACCTTCGGCCCCAAGCCACTCTTCACACCCCTATCTCTTCATCTCCTGCTCCATCACAAAGAACAGAAACAACAACACTTGTTGCATCTACTCATCGCACGTCGCCGCCAAGCCGTCCCACCTCCGGCGCATCAGGCACCGTCCCAAAACACTGGGGTGAAGTTGTCGTAAACCCAAACAAGAAACGTTCTCGTACCAATATCAAAACGGATACTAAATTCAGCCATGATGTGTTTGGAGTCCTCAATGTCACCTAGGTCAAGGCGTTTGCGACATTCATCACTGCTCATTGACGCCGCACATTGACGCTGCGCATTGACGACACGACAAATGACAGTGCGGGCTGTGAGGATAAAATCAATGGATGCAGATAAGGGTACTGGAAGACCCATTTCATTACTTCCTCCTACTGCGCTGCGCTGTTATTTAAGGGATTTTTGTTTCTTGCGTTGATCGCAGATTGACTGTTTTTCGCACATACATCGTCGTTCCTTTTCCCTATCATCAAGGTCTAATAATACCCAATGGCGCGGACTATCTCTTTTGTTATCAAAATGTTGTTCATCATCCCatgttggtttttttttgttgggCGTGTTTTCCTATTTTTAAAATatgtttctttgtcttcaccTCATCTTGTCAGTTGTGCACTGCTCGCATATGTATTTTTTGTTTTCGATACCGGACTTTATCCTTGATTTTCACATAGACAGGATTGGAATTGAAGTTATCCAGTGAGTTGCTGTTAATCAGGAAAATGGGTGGATGTAGGCGCTAAAAGTGCTTATCCTTCCAGGGGGGGGCCTGTGTCTTCATCAAGTCAACCTATATAGAAGTTTGGCTTCGGATGGGATGAGTTATGTATGAAAAAAATATTTCGAACCATCTATACAGTTGAGACATCATAGGgaagaatcaagaaaaagGAATATTGCTTCCCATACCTATGAGAGATTCGGCATGAATTGTTCAATCCATGGCTCCGCCGAAATTTACTGCAAATGCTTCTTGGGAAGACCGAAATACACAATTGgtaagagaagaagagggacACAATTTGATGATTGATAGGGTAGAAATAAAACGGAAACATGACAACTCCCCTATGACAGAAAAATGAAAACGCCCGCTGATATCCAGTGCCAGGATGGACATAGTTGAGAGTTAGTTGATGCAATATGTGCGTACAGGGTCGATCCTAAACCTGACGGAAAGGCTCAGTTTGCAGACCATCAGACGTCGTCCATTGTACCCGCAGGCTCTTCGTTATCAGATTCGTAGCTCCCCGCCGAGCTTAGCTCATCTTCAGACTCGGTGTCTTCACCTGCCTCATCCACAGCCTCTTTGCTAGCGTATTTGGCAACATATTCTGGCAGTGAGTTATCAGTATCGCATATTAGCAAACAAAGGCCTTTTGATTGTATCGCACCTTTGACCTTTGCCTCATATGCCTTGGGTTCCCTCATCATAAGCGCTGCCGCCTCTCCGTTGAGAGGGTCCGAAGGATTGGGATACCGAAGGAGTTGAGGAAGGAAGACTTCAAAGATGTTGAGCATGTCGTACATGGGCGACCACGTTTGGTTGATCACGTCAAGGCAGACTGAGCCAGACCtaaggcaaaaaaaaatactgTTAAACTCCGATTTTTATTCCTCGTGGTGGAGCTTCCTTAACTCACAGCTCGTCGATATTTGGGTGGAAGATTCTGTTGACGAATCCTATGCTTGGGCTCTTGTATGGGTACTGGTCAGGCAATTCGACGTGGATTTTCCAGAGGCCTCCGTTGAATGGTGCTAGAAAAGTTAGTATGATCTAATACCGGTCGATTCTGAGCAAGACATACTTTCTTCCGGACCCTTGAAACGGACATAGAATTCTTGCCTGTTGGTAGTTATTGGCACCAGACGACTTCAAATGATTAATTGTAGGGTGTTTTAAATGCATACACTGAATTTCCGGAGTTAGCGAATAGATCCATAGCTGGAAGAGGACCGGAACTTACTGTTATCATTGACCAGAGTTACTTCATAGTCACTCATTAGCCTATATAACCTGTCAGAATATTCCCTGGCAATCAAGTATGCTAGCCGAGGCCGATCAAAAAGGTTGGGGAAAGCGGCGGCTGAATTGAAAGTGCAGGGGATTGTCAGTCGTACATCCTAGCCAAAGGTTAGTGCCGTTTATTTTGAACGTTGTCGGACTTGCGGAGCATACTTCATGACCTGCACAATGAACACAAAAATGTTGTTAGCATCTCCGACGACTCTGGGGCTTGTCAGACTATCCGCAACATTACTTACATCTGTCTCGATTCTGCGCTTTGGGCTACTCATGTTGGCGGTTTGAATAGAGCGgtcgatttttgatctcgaATGTATCGTCGGTGACAGGCTTTCACAGAGAAAGCAGACCCGGCAATGTCAAATGTCGTGGTTCACAACCAGATATCGCCGGAGTTGAAGCGGGGAAGTAATGGGCGGGGCAGACAGTAGACTTTGAGATGGAAGTTAAGTGATTATAGGGTGATTGAAGTGTGTAAGGGAATCAAAGTGACGAAAGTAACAATTTTCAGATAATGCTTCACTTCTCGGACCTGAGACCaaaggaagaaagagaatgAGGTCTTGGATCAACGATCCAGGGCATGATGAGTCGATGAGTCAGCGGCTGCCGAGCCCGGCGCCATGACGATGACTGGGATAGGTGGATCCAAGCGTTGTCTGACTACCTAGGGACACTTGCTATACTACTATACAACACAAGAAGCGCATTTGTTCAACTCACCATGATATTGTTACCAAGGATAGACCTCCTTATGATGCACATCAGCAAACTCCAAACACGATTAAACAGGTCTAGGAGTTGCTAATTCTCGCAACCATTCAATATTTTGATGTTATTCCAAACATTTATGCACAACAAAGACAGAGAGGAATGCGTCCAATTGTGTAGAAATTAGGGTCCGATATCACTTATAATCAGCCACGCATGCAACAATAAGATACATTCAAAGATAGAGGCACAGATACCATTAGAAAGTCTGGGTCCGCCTGAGCGATTGAATGCACCTTTTTCATCGTGTGGCCTAAATAAAGCATTGTGTTCGGTCAGAACGTTTTTAGATTAAATCAatgatggatgatgacacTGGTGGGCTGGATCAACAACAGAGTGCTCCATCACTCTCCAGTTAGGTTAGTCAAGATCACGTGAGTGTATGCTTATATAAGGACACACAATGCCCGCGGGTAGCCGCTCTCTGAGGTACCTAGCATGGAACCTCTACAACAGAGGGAGCCTATGCAAGTCAGTCAAAGATCATAACAACAAGCGGAACATCTGATGTCGCCGCACCGGTAACTACATAGCTCTATCTATCGCCGGGGAAAAGATATGCAGTTACGGCCGCTACAGAATTTGACCTTCTTTTCAACTAGCTATCAGTGCAACATTTTCAGTCACATTCCTCTATTAGGTCTATTATGACCGAGTCCTCTTCTGACTTCCAATGTTATGAGTGAAATGGGCCGTGCTTATCTTGAAGCTAGGAAAAAGAGTAGGCATTGTACCCTACTGATACTTGTGCCTAGTCCGAATAGGGAGCGGTCAAGAAGATAGACCTATTCATCCCATAGTCCCATAGGATAAGCTCGTTAACTTGACTGTTAGCAATGCGCTTTCCAAatgtttctttcttcaaaGTTGTTCCCTTTAATTCATCCTTTTTATCATAGTGACTCTTCATTCATCGACTACAACTCGTTCGCTGGTTCACCATGCCACCTATCTATCGAAATACGGGGGACTGAGTCAACTCCAAACCTATCTGACGATTGAGTAAGTCATAATGTAAGATGAATCACCTAAACTTATCAGTCCAGTCGCAAGTACGTGGAGGTTCGGGCGTGAGGAGCACCTTCGTGGGGTATCTTAGGGAGAATTCCAACTTTCCTTTGGGGATATCGGTTTTAATCATACGACCGCGTCGACGGGTTTATGGCGTCTGCATGTGATTCAACACCAGCAGATTTTTTAGCCGTCTCTTGATACATGGTATACCTTTTCTGGCTACAATCCTTCTGTTTTGTCTAAATCGGCATATCTAAACTACAAGTCTTTTTAGTCGGCGCCTTACTTTTGAACGTCCTTGATGGGAATCTGGGCTGATTATACTCAGTCGCAACGCCCGGGAAGCTAAAAATCACACCAAATTAAGTGAGGGTCGTTATTTTGCCATGGGAATTGTGGTGCGCATTTTGGGAGTTTTTACTATGTTCACCAATACCGtgcatgtacggagtacgatGGCAGAAAATACAACACGTCCGCCCATgtccaagtcgttcaggcATCGTATAAACCCAAATAAATAAATCAAACAACCAACTCCATTCTCCGTATTAGCAGACCTTGCGGCAAGTCTCCGCAAACAGCAGCGGGATAGTGGGAAAAGTTGCCGATGCCTTCTTGTTATCAAATCTATTTCCACATCTACGGGTGCCTACTGTTCAGACACGAC
Above is a window of Penicillium digitatum chromosome 2, complete sequence DNA encoding:
- a CDS encoding late endosomal/lysosomal adaptor and MAPK and MTOR activator-domain-containing protein; this encodes MGICASCLGGNRHESPEPESSRLLDEDPYQAGYGYGALHQAHQASQPDSEYVRREREALESICQRTSDSVIDIWSIQPQPHLRPQATLHTPISSSPAPSQRTETTTLVASTHRTSPPSRPTSGASGTVPKHWGEVVVNPNKKRSRTNIKTDTKFSHDVFGVLNVT
- a CDS encoding Ubiquitin-conjugating enzyme, E2, with product MDLFANSGNSVQEFYVRFKGPEETPFNGGLWKIHVELPDQYPYKSPSIGFVNRIFHPNIDELSGSVCLDVINQTWSPMYDMLNIFEVFLPQLLRYPNPSDPLNGEAAALMMREPKAYEAKVKEYVAKYASKEAVDEAGEDTESEDELSSAGSYESDNEEPAGTMDDV